DNA from Deltaproteobacteria bacterium:
CCTGGTGGCCATGGGGAGGCGTCCCAACATAGAAGGCCTGGGTTTGGACACCATTGGTGTCGAATTCGACAAAAAAGGCATTAAAGTGGACAACCGGTTGCGAACTTCTCAGAAACACATCTACGCGGCCGGCGACGTAACGGGAGAGTACCAGTTTACCCATGCGGCCGGCTACGAGGGCGGAATCATTGTGACCAACGCCGTCTTTCATTTGCCCAGGAAAACGGATTATACGTTTCTGCCCTGGTGCACCTACACCAGTCCCGAGCTGGCGAGCATCGGGATGAACGAAGAGGCCGCCCAAAAGGCCGGCATCGAGTATTCCGTGTACACGGAAGCATTCCGGGACAACGACCGGAGCCTGGCGGAAGGCTCGGACATTGGAAAAGCGAAATTGCTGCTGGACTCGAGTGAAAAGCCCATCGGCGTGCAGCTTATGGGACTGCACGCGGGTGAACTCGTCAGCGAATGGGTGGCCGTGACGAACGGGAAGACCAAGCTTTCCACCCTGGCCGGGGCCGTTCATCCTTACCCGACTCTGGGAGAGATCAACAAGCGGCTCGCGGCCAATTATTTTTCCGGCAAGATCTTTTCGGACAAGGTAAAAAAGGCCCTCAAGTTCCTGTTTCATTTTAAAGGACGGGCCTGCGGCGCGGTCCGTCCGTAAGGGTTCGGGAAGAACTCCCGGATCTGATTGCTCCTTGATTTGTCGAAGACACTACATTATGGTTTGATTCGATTTTGGTGATACCCCGGTTCACTACGAGCCCCGGATAGACGGGAACAACGATGGATGATGCTCTCAGACGGATCGTGGTGGGTATTTCCGGCGCCAGCGGGGTGGTCTACGGTCTCGAGTTGCTCAAGACGCTGAAACAGCTCGAATATGAAACACATCTGATCGTGACCGAAGCGGCCCACCGGAACTTCCTTCTGGAAACCAAGGTTTCCCTCGAGGAGGTCGAATCCTACGCCGACGTTGTACACCGGAACAACGACCTGGCTGCAGCCGTATCCAGCGGCTCGTTTCTCACCATGGGCATGGTGGTGATTCCCTGCAGTATCAAGACTCTTTCCGCCATTGCGCATTCGTACAGCGAATACCTCATCGTGCGTGCGGCGGACGTCACCCTGAAAGAGCGCCGTCCCCTGGTGCTGGTGGTGCGTGAGACCCCTCTCCACCAGGGCCATCTCGAACTCATGCTCGGGGCCGCCCGCAACGGCGCGACCATCCTCCCGCCCGTACCCGCTTTCTATCACCAACCCCGAACCATCGACGACATCATCCGGCAGACCATTGGTAAGGTGTTGGATTGTTTTCGGATACCACATCAATTGTTTCAACGGTGGGGCGAGGACTAATCGCTGATTGTCATTTGCGAGGGCGCCGGCGCATTAGAAGCGAATGCGCGGGTATGTCCGCAAAGCGATATGGAGGCCGGGAGATGAGAAGAACGTGTTGGATGAAGAGGTTTAGGCCGGCCCTATTTCTGGCGATTTCCCTGGCGATTTTTGCCGGGTCCGCAACGGCCGACGGTCCGGCCAAGTATGTGATCCTGCTGATCGGCGACGGCATGGGATGGTGGCAAGCGGACGCCGCGGAGCGTTACCTGAACGGCGGTCCCCTGGCCATGAAAGGCCTCGAACACTTCGGGTACATGACGACTTACATGCGAAATCCGACTGACCCGAAAGGTCCCCTTTCCGGTGAGTACTGGGAGGACGGGAGCGTCGTGGGAAGCTACGACCCGGCTCGGGGCGGATACACGCCCTGGGAAAAGAACCCCGTGCCCGCGTATGTGCAGCAGGGTGCCACGGATTCCGCCGCCGCGGCCGGCGCCATGCTCGACGGCCACAAATGTGCAAAGTATACCCTGAATGTGAAAGCCAAGGCGGAAGGGTACGATGCGGGCAAACCGTGGGAGGTAAAATTCCTGAACACCATCGTGGACTATGCAGTCGCTGCGGGAAAAGGAACGGGCGCCGTCACGTCCGTGAATTTCTATCACTCTACACCCGCGGCCTCGGTGGTCAAGTCCCCCTATAGAAAAAACCACAGCGAGAAGATCCGGCAGATGATGGATTCCAAACTGGACGTCATCATGGGCGCCGGTCATCCGTACTACGACGATAACGGCCGGAGCGTGACTCCGGATTGGTCCAAATCGGAATGGTCCATGAACCGGGGCCCCTACCTTGAAAACGGGGACGGCGAGGCTCTGTTTAACGCGGCCGTGGCCGGTTACGGAGGCAGGACCTTCATCGAGACCAAGGCCGACTTCGAGGCCTTGGCGCATGGCGCGCACCCCGGCGGCGCGCCGCATCGGGTTATGGGTGTGGCTCAGGTCGCCGCAACGCTCCAGTTCAATCGGGGCGGCTCGAGTTACGGTTCCGCTTCCACTCCGGACACCCTGCCCGCCCTGGACGGGGCTTTAGTGCCCAACGCGCCCAGCCTCGAGACCATGACCAAGGGCGCGCTCAAGGTCCTCGAAAAGAACCCCAACGGTTTCTGGCTCATGGTGGAAGGCGGCGCCATTGACTGGGCCGGACACGCGGGCAATCTCAAACGCAACATCGAAGAAATCATCGATTTCGACCATTCGGTCCGGGCGGTCCTCGACTGGGTGCATGATCCGTCCAACGGCAGCAACTGGACCAACACCCTGGTCATCGTTACAGCGGATCACGAAACCGGACAGCTTCAGCCCGTGGGCAATGTGTATGGAAACGACGTTTTGGCCCATGAATGTTGGGGTGTGAATTGCGAAGGATGGGCTAGGCACACCAACCAGCTTGTCCCCATCTGGGCCCAGGGACTCTGCGCCAAAAGCCTGGCCGCCCGAAGAACAGGCGATTACCGCGACAACACGGATATCTTCAAGGTCATGTACGAAGCCGTTACCGGCAAAGCCGTGGACAACGCCTCCTACCTGGACGGCTGCCTCGAGATCCCCATGCCGGATTTCAAATACGGCTCCGGGCAGTCCGTTTCGGATTTCGAGGCAGGCTTGAATCTCAGCTCGGCCTCCCCGGATTACCGATTCCCGGTCATGGAGGCCGACACGTTGTATGAGTTGTATTAGAGGAAAAGAAAAAGAAACGTGTCTATCGGATCGCTGAGGGAAACTTTAAAAATCCCGCCGGAGGCGGGACTCAGACTTCCTTCAAACGTTTTGTACAGGCCGCACCGCCGTTGGCGGAGCGGCTGAATTGTAGGGAGAACCTGTTGATAAGGATTCTCCCATTCAATCCGGTCCCTACCGGACGGCCGGATGAATTTGACCGCGGATTTCTCCCCCGAGATGATCTTCCGTGTGTACGTTAAAGTACAGCTCTCCCCTGTAAAATCTGGCCAAGTCCAACTCTGAGAATAAGGACCCTTCCGGAACGGTAAACATCGAGTCGCTGCCTTCAAGCGGCACGATAATCGGGCCGTTTACATCCGGCGCGCCTCTATGAATATGGGCGGCCGTGATGCCCTGAAGACCTTGCACGCTGACGTAACCGCTAACTTCTCGTGTTTTGAAGTTCACGCTCATTACTCCGAGAGCGCTGCCCATGCTGGTAACCGGCGGATTTTCCTGATCGCCGGTGAGAGACGCCACGCCCCAGTCGATCAAATCAGGACTGATCTGCCCGCGGATTTCACCGCCGGGATTGGTCTCCGTGTGCACGTTGACATACAATCCGCCGCTCAAGAAGCTCTGGAACTGCTCCTCCGTGAGAAACGTATCCGGCGGAACCACTCTGATGTCGCCGTCTCCAGTGAGCGGAATAATGATCGGGCCGTTCACCCCGACCGCACCCTCGTGGATATGGGCAACCGTGACGTCGGAAAGACCTCGGATCAGCACCGTTCCTTCAATCGCTCTGGTCTGGGTGTTCACAACCATAACGCCCATGGCGGCGCCTTCCGTCAAAACAGGCGGGTTTTCCTCTCCGCCGTTTAACGCAGTCCTCGTGGTAATCGTAAGGTCACCCTCGGCCGTCAGCAGCTGGAATGTGCTCTGTTCCAGGTCCAGCGTCATGGTGACGTTGTTGAACGCAATCGATTTTTCTACGGTGACTCTGGGCAAGCTCAATACGCCGTTGGAATAGTCCGGATCTTCCGCGGACGCCGGAACGCCCGAAACGAGCAACGCGATTATCATTATGAAGAGGCCCATCCTCTCGAAACGATTTCTTGTTTCCATATGATCGCCTCCTTAGCATTTCTATTCTCTTTAGGTCTCCCCGAAGGGAATCAGACCGAATAATTCGACTTCTTAAGCGAAATCCCCCGACCATCGTTGGAATTTCGCCCTTATATGCCGTATAAGTAAACAGTACTTAGTCAAAAACAAGGGGCCGGACGAACCTTTCTTGAACAACCGGGATCGGACCCGAGGTGCAGGAAAAGAACGAATCGAGGGGAGGGCAGGGGCTTATGGCAGTTGTCTACGGGGGAGAAATTCATAGGCGGCGCCGCTCAGCCGTGGAAAGGGCGACGGGGTTGATTGTGTGCATTTCTATTCTTCAACGGACAATGCATTATCCGAAGCGATCTGTCTGTACGCGCCGACGGCTAGGCAGAACGCCGATCACCCATGGGCTCAGGTTTCTGTCCCCCTCGGTTGGGGGATCATAGCCCAGGCAAAACAGGGCGTTGCGGTTTCCCCCAGTGGTTTCGGCAGTCGTTCGACAAACCGGATTCTGTCGGTATCGTCACGGTAAATGGTACGCCGTTCGATCCCTCGGCAGATGATGTGATGCAACGCTCCCGGCGCATCCATGCGTGCTTTTCGCGGCATGAAGTTCTTGAATCGTAGACGATGTAACGGAGAAACGCGCAAATTCAACACCGCCCCTCTTTTCATTTCATATTAAGAGGACAACCTGGCGCTCGCGTATCATCAAAATTTCTCCTTGATATCTTCCAACCCGTACGGACTTGTTTCCTCGGCAATCTCCCGCATGGCCGACTCCAGTGAAAAATCCTCCCAGTTGTAACCCTCACCCCCGCGTTCCTCTTTGAATTTCAGATATTCGATATAATCGAGAACCTCGGCTTGGATCGATTCCGGCATTATCCCTAAATTTTTAACGATCTTTTCTAACGTGCTCATCAGACACTCCTTTTGATTCAAAGGCAGATAATGAACAGTGGGGGTCAGGTCTTGCTCATTGATTCTTTCTTTCCAGTTTAAAAATGGTCTATATGAACGTGGAAAGGGGGACGGGGTTGATTTTGTGCATTTCTAGTCTTCAACGGACAATCCATTATCCGAAGCGATCTGTCTGTACGCGCCGAGGCTAGGCAGACCGCCGAATACCCTGGGCTCAGGTTTCTGTCCCCCTCGGTTGGGGGATCATAGCCCAGGCAAAACAGGGCGTTGCGGTTTTAGCCGGCAGTTTCACCAGGCGATCGACAAACCGGATTCTCCCGGTATCGTCACGGAATATGGTGCGCCGTTCGATCCCTCGGCAGACGATGTGGTGCAACCCTCCCGGCGCATCCATGGGTGCTTTTCGCGGCATGAGGTTCTTGTATCGTAGACGAGGTAACGGAGAAACGCGCAAATTCAACCCCGTCCCTCTTTTTACTCGACCGGTCCTATCCATCGTTTTGCCTGAACGACCGTCTTTTCTCTTCTCTTGCGCAAGATTAGATCGGCTCCAAAGTCGCCTGAACCGGGAGTCAGGGAGTATTCATACCCAAGAGTTTGCATCTTTACTGCAATCCATTGCTCAAACTCCTCTCCCGACATGTAGTCCGCTTCCCCTAAACCCGACCTGAGAAGTTTTCGGCGAATGCTATGTCTCGTAATGCTATTTGATATTCCATCTACGATTGGTCCAAGAACCGCAAATACCGCATATACCACAAAACAGCCAATTATGACCGACAGGATTTCTTTGGATT
Protein-coding regions in this window:
- a CDS encoding UbiX family flavin prenyltransferase, with amino-acid sequence MDDALRRIVVGISGASGVVYGLELLKTLKQLEYETHLIVTEAAHRNFLLETKVSLEEVESYADVVHRNNDLAAAVSSGSFLTMGMVVIPCSIKTLSAIAHSYSEYLIVRAADVTLKERRPLVLVVRETPLHQGHLELMLGAARNGATILPPVPAFYHQPRTIDDIIRQTIGKVLDCFRIPHQLFQRWGED
- a CDS encoding alkaline phosphatase, which produces MKRFRPALFLAISLAIFAGSATADGPAKYVILLIGDGMGWWQADAAERYLNGGPLAMKGLEHFGYMTTYMRNPTDPKGPLSGEYWEDGSVVGSYDPARGGYTPWEKNPVPAYVQQGATDSAAAAGAMLDGHKCAKYTLNVKAKAEGYDAGKPWEVKFLNTIVDYAVAAGKGTGAVTSVNFYHSTPAASVVKSPYRKNHSEKIRQMMDSKLDVIMGAGHPYYDDNGRSVTPDWSKSEWSMNRGPYLENGDGEALFNAAVAGYGGRTFIETKADFEALAHGAHPGGAPHRVMGVAQVAATLQFNRGGSSYGSASTPDTLPALDGALVPNAPSLETMTKGALKVLEKNPNGFWLMVEGGAIDWAGHAGNLKRNIEEIIDFDHSVRAVLDWVHDPSNGSNWTNTLVIVTADHETGQLQPVGNVYGNDVLAHECWGVNCEGWARHTNQLVPIWAQGLCAKSLAARRTGDYRDNTDIFKVMYEAVTGKAVDNASYLDGCLEIPMPDFKYGSGQSVSDFEAGLNLSSASPDYRFPVMEADTLYELY
- a CDS encoding CHRD domain-containing protein — protein: METRNRFERMGLFIMIIALLVSGVPASAEDPDYSNGVLSLPRVTVEKSIAFNNVTMTLDLEQSTFQLLTAEGDLTITTRTALNGGEENPPVLTEGAAMGVMVVNTQTRAIEGTVLIRGLSDVTVAHIHEGAVGVNGPIIIPLTGDGDIRVVPPDTFLTEEQFQSFLSGGLYVNVHTETNPGGEIRGQISPDLIDWGVASLTGDQENPPVTSMGSALGVMSVNFKTREVSGYVSVQGLQGITAAHIHRGAPDVNGPIIVPLEGSDSMFTVPEGSLFSELDLARFYRGELYFNVHTEDHLGGEIRGQIHPAVR
- a CDS encoding restriction endonuclease, which codes for MARRSKSGCLGWLVIIGILAAVSESKEILSVIIGCFVVYAVFAVLGPIVDGISNSITRHSIRRKLLRSGLGEADYMSGEEFEQWIAVKMQTLGYEYSLTPGSGDFGADLILRKRREKTVVQAKRWIGPVE